In the Scyliorhinus torazame isolate Kashiwa2021f chromosome 4, sScyTor2.1, whole genome shotgun sequence genome, one interval contains:
- the LOC140410574 gene encoding uncharacterized protein: MSGIRRRRNRIRRLVGESIFTPKLGAGLFFRCSTPSETGAILQVWSMMEWLRIVCLIFGLTSLGVLLAMDMEKGNIMYLCSPNQSTRIHHLCTGDVLHCPHIRGHGIDSWKVIKVKENAGVMKQLHRSRRWEGNIIWTLPCFWNTCKFDFGCVKSGTIKVTSSCQKSVGRDHEKEKGTRERTGRVRREVQLERRLPGDALKLIKGQTEENPGSMNLFYQIYHRLYGQGRVVCYPNPAAVSRLFSVSPLWGTPQTVVHCQRSEPLPEQVTLPYDPDSAPPAICLPLPRDNSHSQYDRLRRWRAYIPSHFTPNRDSRSYENCFSSEGYGCLLVEVDTNITCLFPTCTDRRCHITQASGQCVCYSTTCVPLNAGLQLLCGWANVSHITVGNRAFRIAGRPEWAFQNWINWATGRSLRNRYTDCDASLHTEQGYYFLFNGTATNVLSPPFPRRIAIGTLVPTTVPCPSAWNLHNQLARRAVSAEFCENWKKPQLSAASLWAWPSLNV; this comes from the exons tgctattttacaggtgtggagcatgatggagtggctacgcatcgtctgtctgatatttggcctcacttcgcttggcgtgttattggcgatggacatggaaaaggggaatattatgtatctgtgtagccccaaccaatctacaaggatacatcacctatgcacaggtgatgttcttcactgcccccatatacgaggacatggtatcgactcatggaaggtcatcaaagttaaggagaatgcgggagtcatgaagcagctgcaccggtcccggcgatgggaagggaacattatatggacattgccttgtttttggaatacatgtaaatttgattttggatgtgttaaaagtggtacaataaaggtaacatcaagctgtcagaagagtgtaggaagagaccatgagaaagagaaagggactagagagaggacggggcgtgtgagaagggaagtacagctagaacgtaggttaccgggagatgcacttaagttaattaaaggccaaactgaggaaaacccgggtagtatgaatctcttctaccagatttaccaccgtctgtatggccagggacgggttgtctgctacccaaaccccgcagcggtgtctaggttattttctgtttcaccgctttggggcactccccaaacggtggttcattgtcagcgttccgagccattgcccgagcaagtcactcttccttacgatccggattcagcaccaccggctatttgccttccccttcctcgggataattcccattcacagtacgataggctgcgacggtggagggcgtacatacctagccacttcactcccaatagggattcccggtcgtacgagaattgcttcagcagtgaaggatatggctgtttgctggtagaggtggacacaaatataacatgtctgtttcccacctgtacggacaggaggtgccatatcacccaggcgtctggccaatgcgtttgttatagcaccacttgcgttccattgaatgctggcctccagctcctttgtggctgggcgaatgtctctcatatcactgtcgggaatagggctttccgcattgctgggcggcccgaatgggcatttcaaaattggataaactgggctactgggaggtccttacgcaaccgatatactgattgtgatgctagtctccacacggaacaaggatactactttttatttaatggtacggcgaccaacgttttgtcacccccatttccccgccgaattgctatagggactctagtccctaccacagtcccctgcccttcggcgtggaacctgcataatcagttagcacgccgggcagtctctgctgaattttgcgagaactggaaaaaacctcag ctatcggctgcatctttgtgggcctggccatccttaaatgtgtga